The genomic window AATTAAACACTTGCATTGGgcatgaagaaaagagaatctaATGATTCTTTAGCATTCAGCATTCTTAAGTCATGACAACTTTTTAAGATAATTATATTTAGCTTCATTTTACATATGGGACAACTGAGACAAGATCTTTTCTATAGGTTGTTATATTTATTGTTTCTGGTGCTGAAACACACCACATTATACCAGAAACCTGGAAGTTCATGGAAGCTAGTCTCTGAGAGCTGTCTGTAAAAGGTGAGAGGGGGATAGGACATCAACAATAGACTTGGGGTACCCTGTGATTCACAAATAACCCTCTTCTGAAGTACTCCAAATGCACAGTGTCCAGAAACTAATTACGTCTTTAATTATAGGTATTCTCTACAATTATGTACCCTGAGGTATGTGGAAGTTCAGAACAGGGCATGAAACACTGCATTGAGGCAAACATTTCTAGTTGAGAGAATTGTTCAGACCATTAATACATCTGTTTTCATGCAAGCCCCAAGTGTCCAAATTCCTTATTGGTTCCTAATCAGATTTGTACCTTGTGGATAGTAAAGCCCTAGACTATTCTTCTCCTGAGTTTCATtcgtttatttactcattcactcattcatgtattcatttttatttctaaataatacttTTTGAGGAATTCCTTTGGGCCAGTTATAATGCTATATACTCTGGTgtgtctcatctttttttttctttttctttttcttttttaataagtgAGGTTTagtttaataattaatataactGCTGGCTCAGTTACAACTCAAAAGCAAGctacataaaaagaaattagCTTCATAAATATACTCAAAAACTGCGagtagattttgttttttcatactCATTGCAACAAAGCTTCATGGCAGAACTTTTGGACTTTTATGAATTTACTAAACATAAAAAAGTGTTCTCAAAGACAGGAGTAAAGACCCTACACACACTTTTATGGTATTAATACTTCTGTGTGACATAATATATAggtgattaaaaaatatttttcaaagccaacttaaaacattttatgttaaatttaCCATTTGATGACTAACTTTCATTAAAAGGCTTGGCGATTATCTAATCAGCCTTACTCAAAAGTTTGTGtgtctcatctttttttaaaaattttattaatttatttgacagacagagatcacaagtaggcagagaggcaggcagggagagaggaggaagtgggctcccctatgagcagagagacctatgcagggctccatcccaggaccttgagatcatgacctgagccgaaggcagagactttaactcactgagccacgtaggcgtCCTGTGTATCCCATCTTAAAAGGAGCTCCTCTTAGGCAGCTTTTCTTTGGATATTATCTCGTTGCTAACTCCACCACATTGTGATAACTGAAAAATAGTGGTAATATTTTCAGAGCTTTTTCCATTCTAAATTTGGACTCACagcctgaataaccaaagcattGAGAATAATGAAATTGCAGCACCAGGTAAAAATAGAAgtgactttatttacttatgtgattCCTCAAATAACTCTAATACAGTAAATCTATACCTTTGAAGAAGTATGGCCCCTGATAGAGTACAATTTCCAGGTTTGTCTTTCATGAAAATGTCTTTTAGTCTTTAAGTCGAAGAGAGAAAATTTCCCCAAAGTTTAAGGAATTTCTAGTGCTAGTAAGTTGGGTCCCACTTGGAGATGAGCAACAGCTCTTTTTGGTGCCCTCCAAAATTATAATGGGTGGTTCTCTGCCTACATTTCATGGTTTGATTCCTTGCTTTTCCAATATCTTCTGCCAATGATGTAATTAATATTCTCAGGGTGAATCCAGGTTACTATAGCTATAGCTATAGTGGTGAGCAAAAGAACAAAGTATTAGCATGGAAAATGCAATCCCTACATGATTGGAAGTATTTAAGTTTtcagaaaccacacacacaatttagccttctgtttcctcttttagAAATCAAGGGAGAGGGCTGTATCCAACAGAAATTTTCAAACTCTACCTTAACACCAAATTCTCACACTTGTCTCCAAATTTTCACACAAATATTCAAACTTGTCTTGTGGATTCCTGGATTtgaaaaagtttttctttaattctgtgcTAGTTATTGCTCAGCTAGGTGAGAAGGACAGGTAATGTGGATTTCCTTCCTAAGAACAGCTTTAATTCTGGGTGTTTTTTGGATAAATAATGGGAGAAAAATCATAAGTCCTTTGAGAAGTTGACTGTGCCCATCTTGCAGTATGAACCCAAGAGATAGAGGAGGACATGAAGGAACAAGATGGTATAATCAGTGGTGTTGAAGAGTTATTCTGAGTCTATGGTTATAAATGGGTTTTCAGCCCAAagtaggaggggaaaaaaaaggctaagCTTTGGAAAGTTAGTAGGTGGTctgtatttgcaaatggcataagGGCACAGAATAGATGACACAAACTAGGGATAGAGATTATGACCAGCATATGTTCCTATATTGGTGAGCAGTTTCTTTTGATGGGTTATGTAACATCTGGGATACCTCTCTGCTGCATTCTTTctaactcattctctttctcctcactgTGCAAATGTCTAGCCACTACTCCTCTTCAGTTTGCTTTAATGACCCCATTTAAATAAAAGCCATTACACGGAACTGCTTCCTTCCCAACATCACATCCTTGCAGTTTGATGGATGAAATAAACTTGCTCCCACCTAAGGGCATGCTCTGCTTCTGCGTTGCAACCCAGCTGCTCTCGGAGATACTATTTCTgcaattttttctcattcttcctgcagtttcttcctctctgcttatTTTGAGAGTTTGCAAAATATCTTccaattgcttttatttattttttttttgtcatagcgtcaaggttttattttttttttaattttaataaatttttttattttttataaacatatatttttatccccaggggtacaggtctgtgaatcaccaggtttacacacttcacagcactcaccaaaacacataccctccccaatgtccataataccacccccttctccaattgcttttataataaaacaacaacaacaaaataaactcttaagacattaaagaaagaataataaaagtgGAAAAGGAGTTGATACAGGGTTGGAATCTTATAGAAATATTATTGCAGATTTTAGGAAATCTAGAGACTTAGGGAAGTTTATCATTTCAGAACTTAAAGTTTTGAGTAGGCATGAAACTTTGTGAATAGAGAATGTTGAAACCTTTGAATATTTGTTAGGCATAAGAAGAggctttatttgatttatttcttacattccaaagaaaatattgaaagcaatGAGAAACCACAGTGTTGTTTCTGAGTTCATCCTCCTTGGGCTGTCTGCTGACTCCCAGATCCAGGCTCTGCTCTTTGTGCTGTTCCTTGTTGTTTACCTCCTGACTCTGATGGGgaacctgctgctgctgctggtgatCAGGGCTGATTCTcacctccacacccccatgtacttcttcctgggACAGTTGTCCTTCCTGGATCTCTGCCACTCCTCTGTCAGTGTGCCCAAGCTGTTGGAGAACCTTCTGTCTGAGAAGAAAACCATCTCAGTAAAGGGCTGCCTGGCTCAGGTCTTCTTTGTGTTTGCCACTGGAGGCACTGAATCCTGCCTGCTTGCTgtcatggcctatgaccgctatgttgCCATCAGCTCCCCTCTGCTGTACAGCCAGATGATGAATAGACAGCTGTGTATAGGGCTGGTGTGGGGCTCATGGAGCTTGGCTTTTCTGGATGCTCTTATCAATATCCTTGTAGCTCTCAATTTAGACTTCTGTGAGGCTCAAAATATACACCACTTCAGCTGTGAGCTGCCATCTCTCTACCCTTTATCTTGCTCTGATGTGTCTGCAAGTTTTACTGCCCTGCTCTGCTCCAGCCTCCTGCatttctttggaaacttcctcCTGATATTTTTCTCCTATGTTCGCATTTTATCCACCATCCTGAGCATTAGCTCTGCTACAGGCAGAAGCAaggccttctccacctgctcctcccacctcacTGCGGTGATCTTCTTTTATGGCTCAGGGTTACTCCGCTATCTCATGCCAAACTCAGGATCCACTCAAGAGTTAATCTTCTCCTTGCAGTATAGCGTGATCACTCCTATGCTGAATCCTCTCATCTACAGCCTGAAGAACAGAGAGGTGAAGGCAGCTGTGAGAAGAATCTTAAGAAAATGTGTCTAGTGTTATAATTAATAGACTACAGAATCAAAATGATGAGGGGAGAAACTGCATAGAACTGCAATATGTAGTACCTGAATATTAAGGAGAATTTTCTGATATCAGGATCTGCAACATACcttatatcttttctttaaaatggttaataaaAGGTGGAGTTATTTCCCTGGTATGATAGTAGTTCTCTCCTATTCAGAGGAAAATGGATGGATGAACCTCTTGTCTTacaatttttcttataaaactatTTAGTGTATTACAGACAATATGGTAGACTATGTTATTGCTTGCTTGTTATCTTTACCATTTCTCCAGTAACTAAATTCCATGTGTTCAGTATAGTTTCAGAGAGACTGTTAATCATGGTGTCCCCAAATCCTCTTTCCTCCCCCACTCATTATTCACTCTTTGTCCTGGCAAGTGGCTAGTATAGGAATGAGCATATGGTCAGTGTCAGACCATCCACTCCCTTAGGAATCTTAATTTTCAGAATAGATTTAGAGAGGCAAAGGTAATTCTTTCTGTTTGTAGCACTCTGATAGCCTATCCCAATGCCCCTGCTTATTAGATCACTACTGTTATCCTAGATTCTATACTTTCAAGGAAGATTGATAAACATGATTAAACCTatatcttttcttaaagattttatttatttgagagagagagagagagagagagagtgtcagAATGAGATAGAGAACACTAAATGGGAttagaggcagaggaggagggagaagcagacctctcactgagcagcgagcctgatgtggggcttgagcccagaaccctgggatcatgacctgagctgaaggcagactcttaactggattgagccacccatgtgccccgatAAACATGAATTATATTAAGAGCATGTGATTAGGTATTTACATcatgtcaggcactgttccaataattttaaatacattatccCATTTAAATGTCACAACAAATGCTATAGGTAAATACTTTAGTGTCCTTGTTTCAGAGAAGTGGAAGTAGACTCAGAGAGGTAAGTGGTGGGGGTGGAATTTGGAACCAAGTATCTTATCCCAAAGCCTGTTTTCTTTACCACCTTGACACACTGACTGTTCCTTTGGTGCTGTGGGCTACCGCAGACCTAGTTCATGAATTTCTCTTTTAATGCTTtactattgttgttttgttttagttcacTTAAGTAAGTCATAATtaaattctgtcatttgcaagGAAAAGACCTAAAAGATATATATTGGTACTGCAATTAAATTGTAGGTATAGACATCCAAAGACAACCAGGAACTATTGACCTAATGGTCAAACATTtccatttgtgagagagagatacTGTTAGACACGTAGCTCTGCCACTCAGCCCTAATAATGCTACAGAAATGGTGGAATGTGAGAAGGTAAATGCTGTGCAGTGCGTAtaacaaactatagaaagaaatcAACAGAATTTCAGCAAAAGCCCATTAGATCATGAAATGCAATTGGAGAATTACTGAGAAGGAGATTTGGGAGATTAAAATTATCATGgtcaaaaattaattattatttctttctgaaattaccttttagttgtttttttttaaatttattttttatttattttcagcataacagtattcattattttttcaccacacccagtgctccatgcaatccgtgccctctctaatacccaccacctggttctctcaacctccccctccctcccccccccccaccccgccacttcaaaccccacagattgtttttcagagtcctagtctctcatggttcacctccccttccaatttcccccaactcccttctcctctctaactccccatgttctccatgctatttgttatgctccacaaataagtgaaaccatatgataattgactctctctgcttgacttacttcactcagcataatctcttccaatcccattagttgttttttttttttaaatatatccaactgctttttaaaaatctttttaaaaaattttatttatttatttgacagagagatcacaagtaggcagagaggcaggtggagggtggggaggggtgggaagcaggctccctgctgagcagagagcctgatatgggggaggaccccccactgagccacccaggtgcccttacctTTTAGTTTTTACTTACTTTACTTACTTACCCTTCATTTTACACTCCACAGTAGTAGAGAATATAAACTCAAAGAGATCAAGGGCCTTTTTCTGGCAGTCCTTGATACTTTTTCCAGAATATAAAATAGTTTCAAACATGCATGTTGCACAATAGCTGTATTTTGATTGCGTAAATTTTGGGCAAAGAAACTGGGAAAATATATGGGATGAATTTCCACCAGTGGGATTCCATTGCCAAAAcagtttgaaataattataagtaAGATAGTCTACCATGTGAATGCCAATCTTTACCTTCCGGGTGATCCTAGTTCCATGAATTTTCTAATAGCGTGGCCATGGTTGGGTATGGTGGTTATGCAAAGGTTCAGTAACATTTTCATTCACAAAAGCTATTCTACTGTTGCCATTGGTGAAATTCATTTTGATAAAGGTCACACACAAATTTTGtaagatatattattaaatagcttttattttttgtttctattatgaattaaaaattcaattatatttaCTACTTGGTTATTTCTAGTACATAGGAATGTTGTGATATTTCGTATACTGAGCTTGTATCTGTTGACTTTGTTGAACTATCTTCCTAGTTATAATGGCTTGTTTATAGATACTAttggattttaaaattacattttaattatttcctcttaaataaaagcaaataattttgtttctttactattttctatttctaatttttatatcttattattattattattattattattattattttagcttttggaatgattttctctttaaaaattttttttgttagatttattttattttatttttttaaattttcttttattgtgttatgttagtcaccatacagtacatcattagtttttgatgtagtgttgcatgattcattgtttgcatgtaattggtgatgggtattaaggaaggcatggatttcatggagaactgggtgttatttttattatttttaaattaaaaatgttttacttgagtatagttgacacaaaatgttatattaacttcaggtgtacagcacagtgattcaacttctttatGTGTTACACTATGCTCACCATAAGTTTAGTTGCCATCTATCACTGtacaacactattataatacCCTTGACATATTTCtgatgctgtgccttttattccgaTGACTTACtccttccataactggaaacccatatcttcctttccctttcacccatttttgccCATCCCATAACACCATCTCTCCTatggcaaccaccagtttcttctccatatttataggtctgattctgcttttcatttgtttgtgtttttttctttttttcctttttcttttccttttttagattccacacgaGTAAatctggtatttgtttttctcagtctgaccagtttcacttagcataataccttctggttccatccatgttgtcccaaatgccatgatttcatcctttttatgcTGTGTAACATTCCTCTCTCTATATggctatatacatatgtatatattgacatacacacacacatacaaacacaccatatgttctttatccattcatctattgatggacacttaggttccttccatatcttgactattataaatgatgttgcaataaacacagggatacatatgtcttttttaaattgaaattcaattagccaaatataatacatcattagattttgataatatttgaggatttattagttgtgtataacacccagtgttcatcatatcacccagttaccccatccccccatcaaGTAttccagagtcaagagtctcatatggtttgtctccctctctgatttcttcctattcagttttccctcccttcccctattgtcctctgcactattccttacgttccatatatgagtgaaaccatatgataattgtctttctctgattgacttatttcacttagcatactaccctccagttccatccatgtagatGTAAATGCTAGATTTATATACCTTTTTGAACTAGTGTTTTCACTTTTgaggggtagatacccagtagtggaattattggataatatggtattcctatttttaattttttccctgttttcaaCAGTGgatgtaccagtttacattcctaccaacggTATACAAgagtttttctccacatccttgccaatacttgttatttattgtgcttttattttagccattctgacaggtgtaaagtggttatatcattgtggttttgatttgcatttccctgataatgacttattttgagcatcttttcatgtgtctgttgccatctgtatgtcctctttagaaaaatttcctctgcctactttttgtttttgctttttttggtgcTGAGTTGTACATGTATTTCACTTTTAAAGTTAATTCAGTGGCCAGAATTCTTGTACAAACATCTTTTTATTGGAATCAGTGAGAAAGCTTAAGtttcaacattaaaaataatctttgttctgtttttaatcagTACCTTTAATTTAAGAATTCTCTCTTAATTATATTTTGCTAAGAATTGGTGTAAAATTTTATCAGatgcttttctgtttccattgaGGACCAGGactcttttcttccatttaataATATATAGTGTCTGTCACATAGAGCATGCAATAAATACatactgaataaaaaataaattcattgaaATAgtcatatggttttatttttctaagtttttatttaaattccagttgctTAATgtcagtataatattagtttcaggtgtaaaatgtaATGATTCAGCAATTAAAACAATACTCATTGCTCCTGACAACAAGTGTATTCCTTGATCCCCATCAACTATTTCATCTGTCTCCTCACCCtcacccctctggtaacc from Mustela lutreola isolate mMusLut2 chromosome 8, mMusLut2.pri, whole genome shotgun sequence includes these protein-coding regions:
- the LOC131837945 gene encoding olfactory receptor 8S1-like — encoded protein: MRNHSVVSEFILLGLSADSQIQALLFVLFLVVYLLTLMGNLLLLLVIRADSHLHTPMYFFLGQLSFLDLCHSSVSVPKLLENLLSEKKTISVKGCLAQVFFVFATGGTESCLLAVMAYDRYVAISSPLLYSQMMNRQLCIGLVWGSWSLAFLDALINILVALNLDFCEAQNIHHFSCELPSLYPLSCSDVSASFTALLCSSLLHFFGNFLLIFFSYVRILSTILSISSATGRSKAFSTCSSHLTAVIFFYGSGLLRYLMPNSGSTQELIFSLQYSVITPMLNPLIYSLKNREVKAAVRRILRKCV